AGCCCGATCGAAGAGACCTGGACTCTCAGGGACCTCGGCGGCCAGGTGCTGCGCACCTGGGGCACCGTCGGAGGTTCCTCCGGCACCTGGAACCACCGCGAAGACCACATCCATCGGGACGGTCAGCTGCTGGCTTCGTGGAGACCGGCCGAGGGGTTGAGGTTCTTCCACCTCGACCATCTCGGCACCTCGAGGCTCATCACCAAGGCCGACGGGAGAAGCGCAGGGCTTCACACCTACTTCCCGTTTGGCGAAGAGTCCGTGCCCAACGGGTCCAGCGAGCGGATGAAGTTCACCGGGCACGAGCGGGACACCCACGGCACCGTCGGTCAGGGCGATGACCTCGACTACATGCATGCCCGGTACTGCAATCCGTTGAACGGACGGTTTCTATCCGTGGATCCAATCGACGGAGAGCCGTGGAATCCTCAGACTTGGAATCGATACGCTTATGTCGGTAACAATCCGTTGAACTTCATCGATCCTGATGGTCTATTTAGAGGGGAGACAAGAGAAAATCCTATCGATGGAGGGCAAGTAGATGTTTGCGAAGATCAGGAAACTGGTGAGCCCTGTAGGCCGGATCATGAAAGTCACTCTACTAAATCTGACAAGTCGCCGGATTTTGACAGTTTTAGAAACTTCGTCTCAGAGGCCTACCACAGAGATGGCGGTCAGGGTGAGGCGAGGTCAGCCCTGATGAGATCTAGTTTCAGTGTCTCTCTTCAGGCTGCGGGCGTGGGTGTCTGTGATGCGAACTGTCAGGTGCTGGGTCATGTCGCAGAGAATTTTTATTCAAATCCTGCTTACAATTCGATCGCAGATGCTCAGCAGGTATCGTTGTCTCTACTTGTAGGGGTTCCGGTCGGCGCCCGGGCGGCGGTTGCAGGTTCTCGGATTGCTCGCAGTTCTCGTATGTCTCTGTTTGGTAAAACTGGACTTCTTAATCACAATAGATATCTCAGGATTGGCTATGGGAGGCGAGGTGGTGAAAGGGTCTTTCGAATTGGTGGTTCTTGGGTCCACAAGGTCACGGGGCGGTCCAAGGTCGATCTCTGGACGATCGGAAGACTGTGATTGGAGTTTTCGACTTGATAAGAATTAATAGATTTCAGGAGTTATGTTCCAGAGATGTCGATTCTCTTCTTGATGAGGGAGGTTTGGATTATTCGAGAAATCTTGTCGAAGGCGATAGCGAGTCATACATGGTCTATAAGGTGGGTGGGGGAGAGCGGATTGAAGTCTACATTTATGAGGATGAGGCTGGGTTTTACTTCGGGGATGACTGGTATGTTTTCGAGGCTCAGGACTACCCTTCTTTGGACCTTCTGCGCCGTTCATTCTTCGAGAGGTTGAAGGGCCGAGTTCTTTCTCTGTGACGGCGCGCTTCTGTGATGACGCCTTTTTTGAAGGCAAGA
This portion of the Acidobacteriota bacterium genome encodes:
- a CDS encoding RHS repeat-associated core domain-containing protein — its product is SPIEETWTLRDLGGQVLRTWGTVGGSSGTWNHREDHIHRDGQLLASWRPAEGLRFFHLDHLGTSRLITKADGRSAGLHTYFPFGEESVPNGSSERMKFTGHERDTHGTVGQGDDLDYMHARYCNPLNGRFLSVDPIDGEPWNPQTWNRYAYVGNNPLNFIDPDGLFRGETRENPIDGGQVDVCEDQETGEPCRPDHESHSTKSDKSPDFDSFRNFVSEAYHRDGGQGEARSALMRSSFSVSLQAAGVGVCDANCQVLGHVAENFYSNPAYNSIADAQQVSLSLLVGVPVGARAAVAGSRIARSSRMSLFGKTGLLNHNRYLRIGYGRRGGERVFRIGGSWVHKVTGRSKVDLWTIGRL